A region of Streptomyces sp. NBC_01267 DNA encodes the following proteins:
- a CDS encoding TetR/AcrR family transcriptional regulator translates to MTEPPGRRERKKAATRQKIADTALRLFLDRGYDAVGIRDVAAEADVAVTTLFSHFASKEALVFEQDDNFEQRLTQAVTTRAPHEPLIPVLRREIQEMVRHCTADGTVPIYRMIDESRALREYEESMRLRHAEALATAIAADPGLSQTTTACRTIARFVIDAYSLAREADDPQAAVDEIFQMVEAAWEVT, encoded by the coding sequence ATGACCGAGCCGCCCGGACGCCGTGAGCGCAAGAAGGCCGCGACCCGGCAGAAGATCGCCGACACCGCCCTGCGGCTCTTCCTGGATCGCGGGTACGACGCGGTGGGCATCCGCGATGTGGCCGCCGAGGCCGACGTGGCCGTCACCACGCTCTTCTCCCACTTCGCCTCGAAAGAGGCCCTGGTGTTCGAGCAGGACGACAACTTCGAGCAACGCCTCACGCAGGCGGTCACCACCCGCGCGCCGCACGAACCGCTCATTCCCGTGCTGCGCCGCGAGATCCAGGAGATGGTCCGGCACTGCACGGCGGACGGCACCGTCCCGATCTACCGCATGATCGACGAGTCACGTGCCCTGCGGGAGTACGAGGAGTCGATGCGGCTGCGTCATGCGGAGGCGCTGGCAACGGCCATCGCTGCCGATCCCGGCCTGTCACAGACCACGACGGCCTGCCGGACCATCGCGAGGTTCGTGATCGACGCCTATTCGCTGGCCCGTGAGGCGGACGATCCGCAGGCCGCGGTGGACGAGATCTTCCAGATGGTCGAGGCGGCCTGGGAAGTCACCTGA
- a CDS encoding serine hydrolase domain-containing protein, producing MTSSDSFTDLLPGTRRALLHRVATAQSKGRAPSLVGAVMRDGQLVWSGARSCVDGHAPDADTQYRIGSITKPFTAVAVMRLRDEGLLDLADPLEKHLPGTGVGAVTIAQLLGHTAGLAAETPGEWWERSSSELRPELADVLGEGPPLHPAGRRHHYSNPGYTLLGAVVEALRGETWAEVVRREICVPLGMDRTTAQPQAPHAGGWAVHPWADVMLPEPSEDLGLMAAAGQLWSTAADLCRFAAFLAQGDDRVLSAESVREMRAPAAAPEAGQWDGGYGLGVQLVRRDGRTLVGHTGSLPGFTAGLWVCVEDGVAGVALANATSGADTPSVAADLVRIVADAEPGLPQPWRPLPEMDAELLELAGPWYWGTTVAGLRLVADGGVEFGPLAGGGRSSSFRAEKDGTWTGLDGYYAGETLRVVRRDGKVSHLDLGSFVFTRQPYEPASVVPGGVDEGGWRGLPR from the coding sequence ATGACATCTTCGGATTCCTTTACAGATCTCCTCCCCGGTACCCGGCGGGCTCTCCTGCACCGGGTTGCCACGGCTCAGTCCAAGGGGCGTGCGCCGTCGCTGGTGGGGGCGGTGATGCGGGACGGACAGTTGGTGTGGTCGGGGGCGCGCAGCTGCGTGGACGGGCACGCGCCGGACGCGGACACGCAGTACCGGATCGGCTCGATCACCAAGCCGTTCACGGCCGTGGCGGTGATGCGGTTGCGCGACGAGGGGCTGCTCGATCTCGCGGACCCGCTGGAGAAGCACCTCCCGGGCACCGGTGTGGGCGCGGTGACGATCGCTCAACTCCTCGGTCACACCGCCGGTCTGGCGGCCGAGACGCCGGGCGAGTGGTGGGAGCGTTCGTCGAGCGAGCTGCGGCCGGAGCTGGCGGATGTGCTCGGTGAGGGTCCGCCGCTGCATCCGGCGGGGCGGCGCCATCACTACTCCAACCCCGGATACACGCTGCTCGGCGCGGTGGTGGAGGCGCTGCGCGGTGAGACCTGGGCGGAGGTGGTGCGGCGGGAGATCTGCGTACCGCTGGGGATGGACCGTACGACTGCGCAGCCGCAGGCACCGCATGCCGGGGGATGGGCGGTGCATCCGTGGGCGGATGTGATGCTGCCCGAGCCGTCGGAGGACCTGGGGCTGATGGCAGCCGCGGGGCAGTTGTGGTCGACGGCCGCGGATCTGTGCCGGTTCGCCGCGTTCCTGGCCCAGGGCGACGACCGGGTGCTGAGCGCGGAATCCGTACGGGAGATGCGCGCGCCGGCGGCTGCGCCGGAGGCCGGTCAGTGGGACGGCGGCTACGGCTTGGGGGTGCAGCTCGTCCGCCGTGACGGCCGGACACTCGTCGGGCACACGGGCTCGCTGCCCGGGTTCACCGCCGGGCTGTGGGTGTGCGTCGAGGACGGTGTGGCCGGGGTGGCGCTGGCGAATGCCACATCGGGGGCCGATACCCCGTCGGTGGCCGCTGATCTCGTTCGGATCGTCGCGGACGCGGAACCGGGACTGCCGCAACCGTGGCGCCCGCTCCCGGAGATGGACGCGGAGCTGCTGGAGCTGGCCGGGCCCTGGTACTGGGGGACGACGGTGGCCGGTCTGCGGCTGGTGGCGGACGGCGGGGTGGAGTTCGGCCCGCTGGCGGGCGGCGGGCGGAGTTCCAGCTTCCGTGCGGAGAAGGACGGGACCTGGACGGGGCTCGACGGCTACTACGCGGGGGAGACGCTGCGCGTCGTACGGCGGGACGGCAAGGTGAGCCATCTGGATCTGGGTTCCTTCGTGTTCACCCGGCAGCCGTACGAGCCCGCGTCGGTGGTGCCGGGCGGCGTCGACGAGGGAGGCTGGCGCGGCCTTCCCCGGTAG
- a CDS encoding winged helix DNA-binding domain-containing protein: protein MHRISNEQRRTRLGRRHRLVPSARATTPVEAADAVVALHATDAATLYLSVCARLTDADSATVERALYDDVALVRLLSLRNTLFAMSREVAPHVDASTARAIAAKERRTFLKHLADDSGDLDERWLAETEAATLAALTTRGAATGSELSAAVPALRTKITVFPGKKWQAEQGVASRIIRLLAADGHIRRDRPRGSWTSSQFRWTAATPWPAVPVPEAKAEVARRWLHSYGPATEADLAWWTGWTLTDSRRALAVIDAEEVQLDDGVSGFVVPGDTAPEPPVEPWAALLPALDPSAMGWADRTFHLDAEHRSALFDRAGNIGPTVWWNGKIIGGWAQRADGEVVWRLLTDPGQEAVAAIGVEAARLSEWVGDTRITPRFRTPLERELTS, encoded by the coding sequence ATGCACCGGATCAGCAACGAACAGCGCCGCACCCGTCTGGGCCGCCGTCACCGCCTCGTCCCCTCCGCACGGGCCACCACCCCCGTCGAAGCCGCGGACGCCGTCGTCGCCCTGCACGCCACCGACGCCGCGACCCTCTACCTCTCCGTCTGCGCACGGCTGACCGACGCCGACTCCGCCACCGTCGAGCGGGCCCTGTACGACGACGTCGCCCTCGTCCGGCTCCTCTCGCTGCGCAACACGCTCTTCGCCATGTCGCGAGAGGTCGCCCCGCACGTCGACGCGTCCACCGCACGCGCCATCGCGGCCAAGGAGCGCAGAACGTTCCTCAAACACCTCGCGGACGACAGCGGGGACCTCGACGAACGTTGGCTCGCCGAGACCGAGGCCGCGACACTCGCCGCGCTCACCACCCGCGGCGCCGCCACCGGGAGTGAACTCTCCGCTGCCGTCCCCGCGCTGCGCACGAAGATCACGGTCTTCCCCGGCAAGAAATGGCAGGCTGAACAGGGCGTCGCGTCCCGTATCATCCGCCTCCTCGCCGCCGACGGCCACATCCGTCGCGACCGCCCCCGCGGCTCCTGGACATCGAGCCAGTTCCGCTGGACGGCCGCCACCCCCTGGCCCGCCGTCCCGGTCCCCGAGGCCAAGGCGGAAGTGGCCCGCCGCTGGCTCCACTCGTACGGACCGGCCACCGAGGCGGACCTCGCCTGGTGGACGGGGTGGACCCTGACGGACAGCCGCAGAGCGCTCGCGGTGATCGACGCGGAGGAAGTCCAACTCGACGACGGGGTAAGCGGATTCGTCGTCCCCGGCGACACCGCTCCCGAACCGCCTGTCGAACCCTGGGCCGCCCTGCTGCCCGCCCTCGACCCCAGCGCCATGGGCTGGGCGGACCGCACGTTCCACCTCGACGCGGAGCACCGCTCGGCCCTCTTCGACCGCGCGGGCAACATCGGCCCGACCGTGTGGTGGAACGGCAAGATCATCGGCGGGTGGGCACAGCGCGCCGACGGCGAAGTGGTGTGGCGCCTGCTGACGGATCCGGGCCAGGAGGCCGTGGCGGCGATCGGAGTGGAGGCGGCGCGGCTGTCGGAGTGGGTGGGGGACACCCGGATCACGCCGCGGTTCCGGACTCCGCTGGAACGGGAACTGACGAGCTGA
- a CDS encoding GNAT family N-acetyltransferase: MSDLEIRRADENDIPAIVAMLADDPLGARRESPDDLTPYTAAHRRIAADPHQHLVVAVREGRVVGTLQLTVIPGLSRRGATRALIEGVRVHADERGSGLGTRLIEWAVDTSRSQNCRLVQLTSDTTRTDAHRFYERLGFTATHLGFKLQL; encoded by the coding sequence ATGAGCGACCTGGAGATCCGCCGCGCGGACGAGAACGACATCCCGGCCATCGTGGCGATGCTCGCCGACGACCCCCTCGGCGCCCGGCGCGAATCCCCGGACGACCTCACCCCGTACACCGCGGCCCACCGACGGATCGCCGCCGACCCCCACCAGCACCTCGTCGTCGCCGTACGCGAAGGGCGCGTCGTCGGCACCCTTCAGCTCACCGTCATCCCCGGCCTCTCGCGCCGGGGCGCCACCCGCGCCCTCATCGAAGGCGTACGCGTCCATGCCGACGAACGCGGCAGCGGTCTCGGCACCCGGCTCATCGAGTGGGCTGTCGACACCTCCCGCAGCCAGAACTGCCGGCTGGTCCAGCTGACCTCCGACACCACCCGCACCGATGCCCACCGCTTCTACGAACGGCTCGGCTTCACCGCCACGCACCTCGGCTTCAAACTCCAGCTCTGA
- a CDS encoding MarR family winged helix-turn-helix transcriptional regulator — protein MPATDPALTTLAHGWCALSLLHGRIEAHTEKALQRGHGLSVREYSLLDVLSRQHDGPGGHLQMKQVADAVVLSQSATTRLVTRLEDRGLLTRYLCDTDRRGIYTDVTEAGLALLGEARPTHTAALGEALTEAARNPELSPLVRAVEELRPTARPVRTHPTPE, from the coding sequence ATGCCAGCGACCGACCCCGCACTCACCACCCTCGCCCACGGCTGGTGCGCCCTCTCCCTGCTGCACGGCCGCATCGAGGCCCACACCGAGAAGGCCCTCCAGCGCGGCCACGGGCTCAGCGTGCGCGAGTACTCCCTCCTCGACGTGCTCAGCCGCCAGCACGACGGGCCGGGCGGCCACCTCCAGATGAAGCAGGTCGCCGACGCCGTGGTGCTCAGCCAGAGCGCCACCACCCGGCTGGTCACCCGGCTGGAGGACCGCGGGCTGCTCACCCGCTACCTCTGCGACACCGACCGGCGCGGCATCTACACGGACGTCACCGAGGCCGGACTCGCTCTTCTCGGCGAGGCCCGCCCCACCCACACCGCCGCACTGGGCGAAGCCCTCACCGAGGCCGCCCGGAACCCCGAACTCTCCCCGCTCGTCAGGGCCGTCGAGGAACTCAGGCCGACCGCCCGACCCGTGCGGACGCACCCCACGCCCGAGTAG
- a CDS encoding MFS transporter, producing the protein MPLALLALAIGAFGIGTTEFVIMGLLPQVAASFQVSIPTAGFLVTGYALGVVVGAPLMTVLGTRISRKNMLMLLMGLFIVGNVVSATAPVFGVMLAGRIVASLAHGAFFGIGSVVAAGLVAPHKKAGAIAMMFTGLTLANVIGVPLGTLIGQDIGWRLTFLLVAGLGVLGLVGVARLVPEQPRPEGVRLRHEIAALRDVQVLLAMAMTVLGFGGVFAAITYISPMMTTVAGFSESGVTWLLVLFGLGMVGGNLIGGRFADRALMPMLYVSLGGLALVLALFTLTAHDRIASAVTIFLIGGLGFATVPPLQKRVLDRAAGAPTLASALNIGAFNLGNALSAWLGGIVIAAGLGYTAPNWVGAVLAGSALVLALVSGALERRSRSTHPSGTETAAEQSPLTEQSPLTEQVEPAGQTGQRPAVPAHH; encoded by the coding sequence ATGCCACTCGCGCTCCTCGCCCTGGCCATCGGGGCGTTCGGTATCGGAACCACGGAGTTCGTGATCATGGGGCTGCTGCCTCAGGTCGCGGCCTCCTTCCAGGTATCGATCCCCACGGCCGGGTTCCTCGTCACCGGGTACGCCCTGGGGGTCGTCGTCGGTGCCCCGCTGATGACCGTGCTGGGCACCCGCATCTCCCGCAAGAACATGCTGATGCTGCTGATGGGCCTGTTCATCGTCGGGAATGTCGTCTCCGCGACCGCGCCGGTCTTCGGCGTGATGCTGGCCGGGCGGATCGTCGCCTCGCTCGCGCACGGGGCGTTCTTCGGCATCGGCTCGGTCGTCGCCGCGGGCCTGGTCGCACCGCACAAGAAGGCGGGCGCCATCGCGATGATGTTCACCGGGCTGACCCTGGCCAATGTCATCGGTGTACCGCTGGGCACGCTCATCGGCCAGGACATCGGCTGGCGGCTGACGTTCCTGCTCGTCGCCGGGCTCGGTGTCCTGGGGCTGGTCGGCGTTGCCAGGCTCGTACCGGAGCAGCCCAGGCCGGAGGGCGTACGGCTGCGCCACGAGATCGCCGCCTTGCGTGATGTGCAGGTGCTGCTCGCGATGGCGATGACGGTTCTCGGGTTCGGCGGGGTGTTCGCGGCGATCACTTACATCTCCCCGATGATGACCACGGTCGCGGGGTTCTCGGAATCGGGCGTCACGTGGCTGCTGGTGCTCTTCGGTCTCGGAATGGTCGGCGGCAATCTGATCGGCGGCAGGTTCGCGGACCGGGCGCTGATGCCGATGCTCTACGTGTCACTGGGCGGACTGGCGCTGGTGCTGGCCCTGTTCACGCTCACCGCGCACGACAGGATCGCGTCGGCCGTCACGATCTTCCTGATCGGCGGGCTCGGGTTCGCGACCGTCCCGCCGCTGCAGAAGCGGGTGCTGGACCGAGCGGCGGGCGCACCGACCCTGGCCTCCGCCCTGAACATCGGTGCCTTCAACCTCGGCAACGCGCTGTCCGCCTGGCTCGGCGGGATCGTCATCGCGGCCGGACTCGGCTACACCGCCCCCAACTGGGTCGGTGCGGTACTCGCCGGATCGGCACTGGTCCTCGCGCTCGTCTCCGGCGCACTGGAGCGACGGAGCCGTTCCACGCACCCTTCCGGTACGGAGACGGCGGCCGAGCAGTCACCGCTGACCGAGCAGTCACCGCTGACCGAGCAGGTCGAGCCGGCCGGGCAGACCGGGCAGCGGCCCGCGGTACCCGCGCACCACTGA
- a CDS encoding GNAT family N-acetyltransferase, with the protein MPSPLDALPIRRLTTHDLVSCADLSENRGWPREEHKWGLLLTAGTGYGIDAPGGNGLAGACVVTSYGPGLAAIGMLLVAKEYVRQGVGRRMMQHTIAEFQDTALTLYATESGQPLYEQLGFKTTGKATRVLGRFQPHGPAPTVATRPATASDLPVIVRLDSEVFGEDRTHMITRLPAFADQLRVAEDAHGITGYAAAWPNMDTHVVGPLIARDTATAKALIASLAAGTERPLRSDIDVRHDELLDWLKNSGLEPVGSTVVMVHKIPDLPGDWTRRFAPLTVAAG; encoded by the coding sequence ATGCCCTCACCCCTCGACGCGTTGCCCATCCGCCGTCTGACCACCCACGACCTCGTCTCCTGTGCGGACCTCTCCGAGAACCGTGGTTGGCCGCGCGAGGAGCACAAGTGGGGCCTGTTGCTCACGGCGGGAACGGGCTACGGCATCGACGCGCCGGGCGGCAACGGGCTCGCGGGCGCGTGTGTGGTCACCTCCTACGGCCCCGGGCTCGCCGCCATCGGCATGCTCCTGGTCGCCAAGGAGTACGTCCGGCAAGGCGTCGGACGGCGCATGATGCAGCACACGATCGCTGAATTCCAGGACACCGCACTCACTTTGTACGCCACCGAGTCCGGACAGCCGCTGTACGAACAGCTCGGCTTCAAGACCACCGGCAAGGCCACGCGGGTCCTTGGCCGCTTCCAGCCGCACGGGCCGGCGCCGACGGTGGCCACCCGGCCGGCCACGGCGAGCGACCTGCCCGTGATCGTGCGCCTGGACAGTGAGGTGTTCGGCGAGGACCGCACCCACATGATCACGCGGCTGCCCGCCTTCGCCGACCAGCTCCGGGTCGCCGAGGACGCCCACGGCATCACCGGTTACGCGGCGGCCTGGCCCAACATGGACACCCATGTGGTCGGCCCGCTGATCGCCCGCGACACAGCGACGGCGAAGGCTCTGATCGCCTCACTCGCTGCGGGCACCGAGCGCCCGCTGCGTTCCGACATCGACGTCCGTCACGACGAACTCCTCGACTGGCTCAAGAACAGCGGCCTGGAGCCCGTGGGCTCCACCGTGGTGATGGTGCACAAGATCCCCGACCTTCCTGGCGACTGGACCCGGCGCTTCGCACCCCTGACCGTGGCCGCCGGGTAG
- a CDS encoding DUF2269 domain-containing protein — MKPLTRPVRRGALVIHVAVSVGWLGLTVGLLALGITAYTCDSAAMTQAAYRSMKVFGDWLVVPIALLTLISGVVLSLGTRWGLARYHWVWIKFWLTLVTVTASTFALRPTIDAAADSGIPHHSLVAAPVVASTAYFFMTAISVLKPWGLTRWGEKRRGEKNRQTSRKTVDGAPAHQRA, encoded by the coding sequence GTGAAACCTCTGACCCGTCCCGTACGCCGGGGCGCCCTCGTGATCCATGTCGCCGTCTCGGTGGGCTGGCTGGGCCTCACCGTGGGGCTGCTCGCGCTCGGCATCACGGCGTACACCTGCGACAGCGCGGCCATGACGCAGGCTGCGTACCGCTCCATGAAGGTCTTCGGCGACTGGCTGGTCGTCCCCATCGCCCTGCTCACCCTCATCTCCGGTGTGGTTCTCTCCCTCGGTACGCGCTGGGGCCTGGCCCGCTACCACTGGGTCTGGATCAAGTTCTGGCTGACCCTCGTCACGGTCACTGCCTCGACCTTCGCCCTCCGCCCCACCATCGACGCGGCAGCCGACTCCGGAATCCCCCACCACAGCCTGGTCGCCGCCCCCGTCGTCGCCTCCACCGCGTACTTCTTCATGACGGCGATCTCCGTGCTGAAGCCGTGGGGCCTGACCCGGTGGGGGGAGAAGAGGCGTGGGGAGAAGAACCGTCAAACATCACGGAAAACGGTGGACGGAGCACCCGCACATCAGCGAGCCTGA
- a CDS encoding HAD family hydrolase, which translates to MTRLHLFDLDGTLIRGSAAPVEISRQLGLLDEIGVLEREFVSGRIGPPQYAVRVHALWSGLTVDHVTAAFEAAPWLAGIREVWREIRERGDYCAVISLSPSFFVERLLGWGAHAAHGSRFPDVPFTQPVDPAGILSAAAKVRIADRLCTEFGVGRADCVAYGDSMSDVELFAAVPESVAVNADGRLAGLATHRYAGGDLREAYGLLAEG; encoded by the coding sequence ATGACACGTCTGCATCTCTTCGACCTCGACGGAACGCTCATACGCGGTTCGGCCGCGCCGGTGGAGATCTCCCGGCAGCTGGGGCTGCTGGACGAGATCGGCGTGCTGGAAAGGGAGTTCGTCTCGGGCCGGATCGGCCCGCCGCAGTACGCGGTGCGGGTCCATGCCCTGTGGTCGGGGCTGACCGTGGACCACGTGACGGCTGCCTTCGAGGCTGCGCCGTGGCTCGCCGGGATCCGGGAGGTCTGGCGGGAGATCCGGGAGCGCGGCGACTACTGCGCCGTCATTTCGCTCTCGCCGTCGTTCTTCGTGGAGCGGCTGCTCGGCTGGGGCGCGCACGCGGCACACGGCTCGCGCTTCCCGGACGTGCCGTTCACACAGCCGGTGGACCCGGCGGGGATTCTCAGCGCGGCGGCGAAGGTACGGATCGCGGACCGGCTCTGTACGGAGTTCGGCGTCGGGCGGGCGGACTGCGTCGCGTACGGGGACTCGATGTCCGACGTGGAGCTCTTCGCCGCGGTGCCGGAGTCGGTCGCGGTGAACGCGGACGGCCGGCTGGCGGGGCTGGCCACGCACCGCTACGCGGGCGGAGATCTGCGCGAGGCGTACGGGCTGCTGGCCGAGGGCTGA
- a CDS encoding NUDIX domain-containing protein, translating into MTERPVVKRTARAVLLDGDHLILIKRTKPGVDPYWVTPGGGVEAEDSTVVEALHREVDEELGAKIVDVVPCFVDTVEHIPDDGGVAGVKVQHFFVCRLASMDLALRHGPEIEKPCGDYEIVRVPFSRVGIAAVHLVPLSLRHYLDGNIEGVRALQAPDLG; encoded by the coding sequence ATGACCGAACGTCCAGTGGTCAAGCGCACCGCCCGCGCCGTCCTCCTCGACGGCGACCATCTGATCCTGATCAAGCGGACCAAGCCCGGCGTGGACCCGTACTGGGTGACCCCCGGCGGCGGGGTCGAGGCCGAGGACTCCACCGTCGTCGAAGCCCTGCACCGCGAGGTCGACGAGGAACTCGGCGCCAAAATCGTCGATGTGGTTCCCTGCTTCGTCGACACCGTCGAGCACATCCCCGACGACGGCGGAGTGGCGGGCGTGAAGGTCCAGCACTTCTTCGTCTGCCGCCTGGCATCGATGGACCTGGCTCTGCGGCACGGGCCGGAGATCGAGAAGCCCTGCGGCGACTACGAAATCGTCCGGGTCCCCTTCAGCCGGGTCGGCATCGCCGCCGTCCATCTCGTACCGCTCTCGCTCCGGCACTACCTCGACGGCAACATCGAAGGCGTACGGGCGCTGCAGGCACCCGACCTGGGCTGA
- a CDS encoding LysR family transcriptional regulator, with product MDLALLRTFVTVHRAGSFTRAAALLGLSQPAVTSQIRTLERQLGRPLFLRRARGVTPTTIGDELAHRAAPHLDALVEITGTGLDEEAGPRTLHLAGPPEFVALRALPALTPLVPQGIALRASFGHAEETLDGLAAGHHDLAVTTVRPRGGLLTATALCDEEHVLVASPRWAARIGPGTLLREGPSVLEDLPVVDVHESLPLVSRYWAAVFDTRPAATGAVVTPDLRAVLQAVAADAGLAVLPRYLCEEALERGGLTALLSPPVPPLRTYFLTVRTGTLALPHLARAHEWLLRAAADWS from the coding sequence ATGGACCTCGCCCTGCTCCGCACCTTCGTCACCGTGCACCGGGCCGGATCGTTCACCCGGGCCGCAGCGCTCCTCGGTCTCTCCCAGCCCGCGGTGACCAGCCAGATCCGCACCCTGGAACGGCAGTTGGGCCGCCCACTGTTCCTGCGACGGGCCCGCGGGGTCACCCCGACCACCATCGGTGACGAACTCGCCCACCGCGCCGCTCCGCACCTGGACGCCCTCGTCGAGATCACCGGGACCGGCCTCGACGAAGAGGCGGGCCCGCGCACCCTGCATCTCGCGGGGCCTCCCGAATTCGTCGCGCTGCGCGCTCTGCCCGCGCTCACGCCTCTCGTTCCGCAGGGCATCGCCTTGCGGGCCTCTTTCGGCCATGCCGAAGAGACGCTGGACGGGCTGGCCGCCGGACACCACGATCTGGCGGTCACCACGGTCCGGCCACGCGGCGGGCTGCTCACCGCGACCGCCCTCTGCGACGAGGAGCACGTCCTGGTCGCCTCGCCCCGCTGGGCCGCCCGCATCGGCCCCGGCACACTGCTGCGCGAGGGACCCTCCGTACTCGAAGACCTGCCGGTGGTGGACGTCCACGAGTCGCTGCCTCTCGTCTCCCGTTACTGGGCCGCCGTGTTCGATACCCGCCCGGCTGCCACGGGGGCCGTCGTCACACCCGACCTGCGCGCTGTCCTGCAGGCCGTCGCCGCAGACGCCGGGCTGGCCGTACTGCCGCGATATCTGTGCGAGGAGGCCCTGGAACGGGGCGGGTTGACGGCTCTGCTCAGCCCTCCGGTGCCGCCGCTGCGCACCTACTTCCTCACCGTGCGCACCGGCACTCTGGCCCTCCCGCACCTGGCCCGTGCCCATGAATGGCTGTTACGGGCTGCCGCCGACTGGTCCTGA
- a CDS encoding cystathionine gamma-lyase gives MTTTPEMPGTAAGDGTRAVRAGLPTPVKYEPTLPGPVFAAHYHLPGEPIGPYTYGRDTNPTWTHLEAAISELESPREPAETITFASGMAAVSAVLLSQARAGDTVVLPDDGYQALPLVREQLEAYGITVRTAPTGGDAQLRVLDGARLLWIETPSNPGLDVCDVRRLVAAAHAGGTLVAVDNTLATPLGQQPLDLGADFAVASGTKGLTGHGDLLLGYVTCRDPELAARVRKWRKVVGAIPGPMEAWLAHRSLATIQLRADRQSANALALAEALGERTEITGLRHPGLPSDPAHRTAAGQMRRFGCVVSFVLPDREHAERFLDALRLVDDATSFGSVRSTAERRGRWGGDAVPEGFVRFSAGVEDTADLVADVLRALDEARPEQPAP, from the coding sequence ATGACCACGACGCCCGAGATGCCCGGGACGGCCGCCGGAGACGGAACACGCGCGGTACGGGCCGGGCTGCCCACGCCGGTCAAGTACGAACCGACCCTGCCGGGGCCGGTCTTCGCCGCCCACTACCACCTGCCGGGCGAACCCATAGGGCCGTACACCTACGGCCGCGACACCAACCCGACCTGGACGCACCTGGAAGCGGCCATCAGCGAGCTGGAGTCCCCCCGGGAGCCCGCCGAGACGATCACCTTCGCCTCCGGCATGGCAGCGGTCTCCGCGGTCCTCCTCTCCCAGGCCCGCGCCGGGGACACGGTGGTCCTCCCCGACGACGGGTACCAGGCACTGCCGCTCGTACGCGAACAGCTGGAGGCGTACGGCATCACGGTGCGCACCGCGCCGACCGGTGGCGACGCGCAGTTGCGCGTGCTGGACGGCGCCCGGCTGCTGTGGATCGAGACCCCGTCCAACCCGGGTCTCGACGTCTGCGACGTACGGCGGCTCGTGGCTGCCGCGCACGCGGGCGGAACGCTGGTCGCCGTCGACAACACCCTCGCGACACCGCTCGGGCAGCAACCGCTGGATCTCGGCGCGGACTTCGCCGTGGCGAGCGGCACCAAGGGCCTGACCGGACACGGGGACCTCCTGCTCGGTTACGTGACCTGCCGCGACCCGGAGCTCGCCGCCCGGGTCAGGAAGTGGCGCAAGGTGGTCGGGGCGATCCCCGGACCGATGGAGGCCTGGCTCGCGCACCGCTCGCTCGCCACGATCCAGCTGCGCGCGGACCGGCAGTCGGCGAACGCGCTGGCGCTCGCCGAGGCACTGGGCGAGCGCACGGAGATCACCGGACTGCGCCATCCCGGACTGCCGTCGGACCCCGCGCACCGGACGGCGGCGGGGCAGATGCGCCGCTTCGGCTGCGTGGTCTCGTTCGTGCTGCCCGACCGCGAGCACGCCGAACGCTTCCTGGACGCACTGCGCCTGGTCGACGACGCGACCAGCTTCGGCAGCGTGCGCTCCACCGCGGAGCGACGGGGGCGCTGGGGCGGCGACGCCGTGCCGGAAGGCTTCGTCCGCTTCTCCGCGGGCGTCGAGGACACCGCGGATCTGGTGGCCGACGTACTGCGGGCGCTGGACGAGGCCAGGCCGGAGCAGCCCGCTCCGTAG
- a CDS encoding phage holin family protein encodes MKNFVVKTVANAAALFVAVWLLQDITLGGDSTGRKAVTLVIVALVFGVVNFVVKPIVKLISFPLFILTLGLITLVINALMLLLTSWLAGTLNLAFHVHGFWTAVLGGLIISIVSWAMNLALPDED; translated from the coding sequence ATGAAGAATTTTGTAGTCAAGACGGTCGCCAATGCCGCGGCCCTGTTCGTAGCTGTCTGGCTACTCCAGGACATCACGCTGGGGGGCGACTCCACCGGTCGCAAGGCCGTCACGCTGGTCATCGTCGCGCTGGTCTTCGGCGTGGTGAACTTCGTGGTGAAGCCGATCGTGAAGTTGATCTCCTTCCCTCTGTTCATCCTCACCCTCGGGCTGATCACGCTGGTGATCAACGCCCTGATGCTGCTGCTGACCTCCTGGCTGGCGGGCACGCTGAACCTCGCCTTCCACGTCCACGGTTTCTGGACGGCTGTTCTGGGCGGCCTGATCATCTCGATCGTCTCGTGGGCGATGAACCTCGCCCTGCCCGACGAGGACTGA